In Bacillales bacterium, a single window of DNA contains:
- the spoIIGA gene encoding sigma-E processing peptidase SpoIIGA produces the protein MTVYLDVVWLLNFLIDLLLLILTAHVLRRDVGKLRMLAGAFIASVFIFFLFSPYTAFLYAPVPKFFYSVFIVWTVFGYQRFYAFVQVVFMFYFITFVIGGGMFAFHYFMQGSSTILNTVLSHATPFGDVFSWAFVLIGFPCFWWFSKKRVDAIRVKKIHYDQMVSVEICVGDARIEAKGLIDSGNRLHDPLTQTPVMILQLDSFENEFPDALIRRARNPEAMFDDSETLPEQWQSRIRLIPYRGIGKNRDFLLAFKPDHVKLKQQNEEIVCKKVFVGLNEGTLSSEGGFNAIVHPKMMAANAKAQPAS, from the coding sequence TTGACCGTCTATTTGGACGTCGTATGGTTGTTGAATTTTCTTATCGACTTGCTGTTGTTGATTTTAACGGCGCACGTTTTGCGCAGGGACGTCGGAAAACTGAGAATGTTGGCGGGCGCGTTCATCGCATCCGTTTTTATTTTTTTTCTGTTCTCGCCTTACACGGCATTCCTTTATGCGCCGGTTCCGAAATTTTTCTATTCGGTTTTCATCGTTTGGACGGTTTTCGGTTATCAACGATTTTATGCTTTTGTACAAGTTGTTTTCATGTTTTATTTCATTACTTTCGTCATCGGGGGCGGAATGTTCGCCTTTCATTACTTTATGCAAGGGAGCAGCACAATATTAAACACCGTTCTCTCCCATGCGACGCCGTTCGGGGACGTGTTCAGCTGGGCGTTCGTACTCATCGGCTTCCCGTGTTTTTGGTGGTTCTCGAAAAAACGCGTCGATGCGATCCGCGTCAAGAAAATTCACTACGATCAAATGGTGTCGGTCGAAATTTGCGTGGGAGATGCCCGTATCGAGGCGAAAGGGTTGATCGACAGCGGGAATCGGCTCCACGATCCGCTGACGCAAACTCCGGTGATGATCTTGCAACTCGATTCTTTTGAAAACGAGTTTCCGGACGCCTTGATTCGCAGGGCAAGAAATCCGGAAGCGATGTTTGACGACAGCGAAACGCTGCCCGAACAGTGGCAAAGCCGCATTCGGCTTATCCCCTACCGCGGAATCGGAAAAAACCGGGATTTTCTGCTCGCATTTAAACCGGATCACGTCAAACTGAAACAACAGAACGAGGAAATCGTTTGTAAAAAAGTTTTCGTCGGCTTGAACGAAGGAACCTTGTCGAGCGAAGGGGGGTTCAACGCGATCGTCCATCCGAAAATGATGGCCGCAAACGCAAAAGCGCAGCCTGCGTCGTGA
- the ftsZ gene encoding cell division protein FtsZ has translation MLDFEMDTEQLAQIKVIGVGGGGSNAVNRMIEHGVQGVEFIAVNTDAQALNLSKAETKLQIGTKLTRGLGAGANPEVGKKAAEESKEQLEEALAGADMVFVTAGMGGGTGTGAAPVIAEVSKEIGALTVGIVTRPFTFEGRKRQSQAMNGIDIFKEKVDTLIVIPNDRLLEIVDKNTPMLEAFREADNVLRQGVQGISELIAVPGLINLDFADVKTVMTEKGSALMGIGIAQGENRATEAAKKAISSPLLETSIDGAKGVLMNITGGSNLSLYEVNEAADIVATASDPEVNMIFGSVINEELKEEIVVTVIATGFDEKENKQSSANGRARQHLGTSGPGSSLLSGQREPSSSQPQQNTPAFDEEQQDELDIPTFLRNRNRRRNRD, from the coding sequence ATGTTAGACTTTGAGATGGACACGGAACAATTGGCGCAAATCAAAGTGATCGGCGTCGGAGGCGGCGGGAGCAACGCTGTCAACCGAATGATAGAGCACGGCGTGCAAGGCGTTGAATTCATCGCCGTGAATACGGACGCGCAAGCTTTGAATCTCTCAAAAGCGGAGACGAAACTGCAAATCGGCACGAAATTGACCCGCGGCCTAGGCGCTGGAGCCAATCCCGAAGTCGGCAAAAAAGCGGCGGAGGAAAGCAAAGAGCAGTTGGAAGAAGCGCTTGCTGGCGCTGACATGGTTTTCGTCACCGCCGGAATGGGCGGAGGAACGGGAACTGGCGCGGCGCCTGTGATCGCTGAAGTTTCTAAAGAGATCGGCGCGCTCACGGTCGGTATTGTGACGCGTCCTTTCACGTTCGAGGGAAGAAAACGGCAATCGCAGGCGATGAACGGCATTGACATATTTAAGGAAAAAGTTGATACGTTGATCGTCATTCCGAACGACCGGTTGTTGGAAATCGTCGATAAAAACACCCCTATGCTCGAAGCTTTCCGAGAGGCCGACAACGTTCTGCGCCAAGGTGTACAAGGCATATCCGAATTGATTGCCGTCCCCGGCTTGATTAATCTCGACTTTGCCGACGTCAAAACCGTCATGACGGAAAAAGGCTCGGCGCTTATGGGGATCGGCATCGCCCAAGGGGAAAACCGCGCGACCGAAGCCGCGAAAAAAGCCATTTCTTCTCCGCTTCTGGAAACGTCGATTGACGGAGCGAAAGGCGTCTTGATGAACATTACCGGCGGAAGCAACCTCAGCCTTTATGAGGTAAACGAGGCCGCCGATATCGTTGCGACCGCGTCTGATCCGGAAGTGAACATGATCTTCGGTTCGGTCATTAATGAGGAATTGAAAGAGGAAATCGTCGTTACGGTCATCGCGACCGGATTCGACGAGAAAGAGAATAAACAAAGTTCGGCTAACGGCCGTGCGAGACAGCATCTTGGAACGTCCGGGCCGGGAAGTTCCCTCCTGTCCGGGCAACGAGAACCATCGTCTTCGCAGCCACAACAAAATACGCCGGCGTTTGACGAGGAACAACAGGACGAGCTCGACATTCCGACGTTTCTTCGCAATCGCAATCGCCGGCGCAACAGAGACTAA
- the ftsA gene encoding cell division protein FtsA, producing the protein MNNNEIYVSLDIGTSNVKVIIGEMSGDALNIIGVGIEKSEGIKKGSIVDIDETVRSIQKAVEKAERMVGLSINSVIVGVTGNHVELQPCHGIVAVSSENREIGNEDIARVMDAAQVIPLPPEREIIDVIPRQFIVDGLDEINDPRGMIGVRLEMEGTIITGSKTILHNLLRCVEKAGLQIADICLQPLAAGSIALSRDEKNLGVALIDIGGGSTTLSVFKEGALQATSVIPVGGDHITKDISIGLRTTTEEAEKVKMKHGHAFIDFASEDETFIVTRIGGSNQQEYNQVDLAAIIEPRVEEVLELAAKELYRGGFKDLPGGFVLTGGIVAMPGVLELAEDMLNQNVRVAVPDYIGVREPKYTTAVGLIEFTYRNVKVQGKEVAAAVVPEYADHQSKKQQKRQKDPDSPGMGKKVKDWFSVFFE; encoded by the coding sequence ATGAACAACAACGAAATTTACGTAAGTTTGGACATCGGTACGTCTAACGTCAAAGTGATCATCGGTGAAATGTCGGGTGACGCTTTGAACATTATCGGTGTCGGAATCGAGAAATCCGAAGGCATCAAAAAAGGTTCCATTGTCGATATAGATGAAACTGTTCGTTCCATTCAAAAGGCCGTAGAAAAAGCTGAAAGAATGGTAGGATTATCGATCAACAGCGTGATTGTCGGCGTAACCGGAAATCATGTGGAGCTGCAGCCTTGTCACGGCATTGTCGCCGTATCGAGTGAAAATCGGGAAATCGGGAACGAAGACATTGCTCGGGTCATGGATGCTGCACAAGTCATTCCTTTGCCGCCGGAAAGAGAAATCATTGATGTCATTCCACGGCAATTTATCGTGGACGGGCTAGACGAAATCAACGATCCGCGCGGAATGATCGGTGTACGTTTGGAAATGGAAGGCACGATCATTACAGGTTCGAAAACGATATTACATAACTTGCTGCGTTGCGTGGAAAAAGCAGGATTACAAATCGCGGACATTTGTTTGCAACCGCTCGCAGCCGGATCGATCGCTTTGTCGCGGGACGAAAAAAACCTCGGCGTTGCATTGATCGACATCGGCGGCGGATCGACAACGCTTTCTGTTTTCAAAGAAGGCGCATTGCAAGCGACGTCCGTAATTCCTGTAGGCGGGGACCATATTACGAAAGATATTTCTATTGGTTTGCGTACGACGACGGAAGAAGCGGAAAAGGTGAAAATGAAACACGGACATGCCTTCATCGATTTCGCTTCTGAAGACGAAACGTTCATCGTAACGAGAATCGGCGGCTCCAATCAGCAAGAATACAATCAGGTCGATCTTGCGGCGATCATCGAACCACGGGTGGAAGAAGTTTTGGAACTTGCGGCCAAAGAGCTGTACCGCGGTGGATTTAAAGATCTTCCGGGCGGTTTCGTGTTGACCGGCGGAATCGTCGCGATGCCCGGCGTCCTCGAGTTGGCCGAAGACATGTTAAACCAAAACGTCAGGGTCGCAGTCCCCGATTACATCGGCGTTCGCGAACCGAAATATACGACGGCCGTAGGGTTGATTGAATTCACATACCGCAACGTCAAAGTGCAGGGGAAGGAAGTGGCGGCTGCGGTCGTGCCGGAATACGCGGATCATCAATCGAAAAAACAGCAAAAACGCCAAAAAGATCCGGATAGTCCCGGCATGGGCAAAAAGGTGAAAGACTGGTTCAGCGTATTTTTCGAATGA
- a CDS encoding small basic family protein, with translation MWLSLIGLLLGGALGMLANVDISNDFSPYVTTFVLAGFDTLFGGIRASLNETFSERSFLFDLVLNIAAASGLTFLGQQLGVDLYLAVVLVFGVRLFSHLAWIREFLVERWTSSKSGEN, from the coding sequence ATGTGGTTGTCCCTCATCGGGCTGCTTCTCGGGGGCGCGCTCGGGATGCTCGCGAACGTCGACATATCCAACGATTTCTCTCCATATGTCACAACGTTTGTCCTTGCCGGTTTCGACACGTTATTCGGCGGCATCCGCGCGAGTCTCAATGAGACGTTCTCCGAACGGTCGTTTTTGTTCGATTTGGTATTAAATATTGCTGCAGCTTCAGGTCTTACTTTTCTCGGGCAACAACTTGGTGTAGACTTGTATTTGGCCGTCGTCCTTGTTTTCGGCGTGCGCTTGTTCAGCCATCTCGCCTGGATTCGCGAATTTCTCGTCGAAAGGTGGACGTCCAGTAAGAGCGGCGAAAATTGA
- a CDS encoding DUF881 domain-containing protein, producing the protein MKRKNVMFAALSCVLGFAIVVGFGKHDAVQHEFREAWKFRNQLTQEKELTVKLNRERRQVEQLLNQYENNEKENRVETMIALLAKYKAEAGLTEVSGQGIVIHIEPLVSGTLIGKTYHSLTAELLRELLNDLNMSGAKQIAIAGQRVVAMSPIRNVNGRVYVNDHPIPDIPIDIKVLTDNAQQMKEALAVSESARDLAIHRLNLSIEIKDRIVLEPFDQPIAVHFMKPVKEDS; encoded by the coding sequence TTGAAAAGAAAGAATGTTATGTTTGCCGCTCTATCATGTGTACTCGGCTTCGCGATCGTCGTCGGGTTCGGAAAACATGACGCGGTGCAGCATGAGTTCCGAGAAGCGTGGAAATTCAGAAACCAATTGACGCAGGAGAAGGAACTCACCGTGAAACTAAACCGGGAACGACGACAAGTCGAACAATTGTTAAACCAATACGAAAATAATGAAAAAGAAAACCGCGTCGAAACGATGATCGCGCTTCTTGCAAAATATAAAGCAGAGGCAGGGTTAACCGAAGTGAGCGGACAAGGAATTGTCATTCATATCGAACCATTAGTTAGCGGCACTTTGATCGGGAAGACGTACCATTCGTTAACCGCGGAATTGTTGAGAGAGTTGCTGAATGATTTGAATATGAGCGGAGCGAAGCAAATCGCTATTGCCGGACAACGAGTGGTTGCCATGTCGCCGATTCGAAATGTAAACGGACGAGTGTATGTGAACGATCATCCGATTCCCGACATTCCCATCGATATAAAAGTATTGACGGACAATGCGCAACAAATGAAAGAGGCGTTGGCCGTTTCGGAATCGGCACGCGATTTGGCGATCCATCGGCTCAATCTTTCAATTGAAATCAAAGATCGGATTGTGCTGGAGCCGTTCGATCAACCGATTGCCGTCCATTTCATGAAACCGGTGAAGGAGGATTCGTAA